A window of Nocardia arthritidis genomic DNA:
GGTGCGGACGATATCCGGGAAGCGAATCGCGCCGTCCAGGAATGCCTGCACCGCGATCTCGTTCGCGGCGTTGTAGACCGCGGTCACGCTGCCGCCGGCCTGCCCGGCCCGGCGCGCCAGCTCGACCGCCGGGAACACCGCATTGTCCAGCGGTTCGAATTCCCAGGTGGACGCGGTGCCGAAATCACAGGCGGCGGCCGCGCCGGGCACCCGGTCCGGCCAGCCGAGGGCCAGCGCGATCGGCAGCCGCATATCCGGCGGGCTGGCCTGGGCCAGGGTGGAACCATCGGTGAAGGTGACCATCGAGTGCACGATCGACTGCGGGTGCACGGTGACATCGATGCGGTCGTACGGAATGCCGAACAGCAGATGCGTCTCGATCAGCTCCAGCCCCTTGTTCACCAGGGATGCCGAATTCAGCGTATTCATCAGGCCCATCGACCAGGTCGGATGCGCCTTGGCCTCGTCCGGGTTCACCGATTCCAGCATTTCGGTGGTCCAGCCGCGGAACGGGCCGCCGGAGGCGGTGAGCACCAGGCGCGCCACCTCGTCGGCGCGGCCGCCGCGCAGGCACTGCGCCAACGCCGAATGTTCCGAATCCACCGGGACGATCTGGCCGGGGGCGGCCGCGCGGGTCACCAGTGAACCGCCCGCCACCAGAGATTCCTTGTTGGCCAAGGCAAGTCGGGTGCCCGATCGCAGAGTCGCCAGGGTCGGTTCCAGGCCGAGCGAACCGACCAGCGCGTTCAGCACGACATCGGCCTCGGTGCGGCGCACCAGCTCGGTGACCGCGCCGGGACCGCTCAGCGCGACGCCGAGCCGGGCGCCCGCGGCCGGGTCGGCGACCGCGACGTTGCGCACCCCGGTGGCCGCCATCTGGGCGGCGAGCAGTTCGGTATTGCCGCCGCGCGCGGCCAAGCCGACCACGCGGAACCGGTCGGGGTTGGCGGCGATCACGTCGAGCGCTTGGGTACCGATGGAACCGGTGCTGCCCAGCAGCAGGACTCTCACGATGT
This region includes:
- the dxr gene encoding 1-deoxy-D-xylulose-5-phosphate reductoisomerase, which encodes MSDIVRVLLLGSTGSIGTQALDVIAANPDRFRVVGLAARGGNTELLAAQMAATGVRNVAVADPAAGARLGVALSGPGAVTELVRRTEADVVLNALVGSLGLEPTLATLRSGTRLALANKESLVAGGSLVTRAAAPGQIVPVDSEHSALAQCLRGGRADEVARLVLTASGGPFRGWTTEMLESVNPDEAKAHPTWSMGLMNTLNSASLVNKGLELIETHLLFGIPYDRIDVTVHPQSIVHSMVTFTDGSTLAQASPPDMRLPIALALGWPDRVPGAAAACDFGTASTWEFEPLDNAVFPAVELARRAGQAGGSVTAVYNAANEIAVQAFLDGAIRFPDIVRTVAAAVDAADRWRAEPESLDEVLAADAWAREFARQRVAA